From Oryzias latipes chromosome 18, ASM223467v1:
AATCAGGTGTGCTCCGAGGAGACTCTGGAGGAGATCCTGCAGCGGTACCTGCGCTACAACTCCCACGCTCGCAGCTACACCTGGAAACACGACGGCGAGGTCCTGGACATGAGCAGGACGCTGAGCGACAACCACGTCCCGGACCACGACCAGGACCTGGAGCAGCTCGGGCTGGACCCGGACCTCTACACCCCCGCCATCCTGCTCTACTTCAACGATGACCTGACGGAGCAGTGACACCAAATACTGGACTGTCCCGCCCCTCTGATCAGCCTGAGCATGAAACCAGACGCTTGTCTTCCTGCCGTCACAGGAGTCCTGAGCGGATCCACAGAGATCTGCAGTTCTCTGCTAAGGTGATGGATGGAGGAGTTCCCACTCAGGTTCCCGCTCTGACTCTCCTGATCACCTCCAATGGTCAATAAAGCTGCTTCTCTGGACACCTGAGGGTCGTTTTTTCCTTCAGGACTGGAAGGCTGCTTCCAGGTCTGGATCTTTCAGTGACGGTCTCAGACTTTCTCGGTTCTGAAGGGTCTGAGGTGGGACTTCCCGTTCCTGGTCCtccagatctccaagccctgctagctgctgattgGCCCAACCAAAGGAATCCATGATTtgactgaatgaacacacctggtctaggtaatcagcagcagcagttcagagAGATCTGGAAACAGGGAGGCggtagatctccaggaccagaaccaggacCAGGCGGGCCTTAGTTCCTGCTATCCACCTTTAACCCTtggtctatcctaggcactttagcattgggagttgggtcatctagacccactagacagtgctctgaaccttttttcttcaatgatttgtgatcttcactggtgtccatggattacatgaaatctttccacctttatccacctttgtcgggggggggggggggggggggggggataacacaagggttaaatgacgGCGTAAAACCTGTGAATACCAGAACCCAGAACAACAATCCGGATTCTCCTGGTCTCTGCCCCGCTCCTGAAAGTTTGTGTTTTGACGGTTCAGACGTCCAGCAGGGGGCGGAGTCTTTGAGCGACCATGAAACCTGCCAATCATCCAGCTGTGACCGGAACTCCATCATCAGGCGTTTTGGCAGAAAGCTGAAGGTTACCGCGGCGTGGTCATGTGACCCGCTGGTTAGTTTCCTCCATCTTGAcaggatgtgatgtcatcaaactGCTTTCCTTTATTGGCAAAGAGGTGGAGACCAACTCACCCATCAGTTCCTTAGGtggccaccagggggcgcgccgCACAGAGGCGCTGCTCCTGAATCTGCAACAACAGCGCCACCAGGGGGTGAAGGGAAGCAGCGTCTATGGATCTCTGTATTTCAAAACTAAGTTGTGGAAGCTTATCTGAGGGCGGGTGGCATGGTGGGGGAGTGGtcagcactctcacctcacagagagaaggtcctggttcaaatcccagctgcgTTTGCACGCTTACCGTAATTTCATCAGACGTTTCAGTTCTTTTGGGTTGTAGACCGCCAGTTCTGGACACACCTTCACAATGAAAGACCAGAACTTTACAGAACTGTTGTTCACGAAGTGAGGTAAGGTGAGGTGAGGTGAGGTGAGGTGaggtgagggagggggggtcagaggtCTCTCCACCCCAGGCAGGTTGAGGTAAACCTGCCCTGTAcaatcttttctgttttagcctCAAAAGCGTTCAGGCCCTtttaaccccgcccacgttAAGCTCCGCCTCCTTCTGCAGCCAGGGGCTTCTCGGTCTGCCGGGCCAGGATTCTAGCTCTGTGGTTCTTTTGGGTCAGGTCAGGTTGGTTTGAGGAAGTGAGGATGGGAGTGCCCCCCTCCAGAGGAAGGGTTTAGAGCAAAAAGGGGAACTGATGTGCAGCAGATGTTTCCAGATTGCTGAGTGGACAGTAAGTTCTGGGAGGAGACCGATGGTCCGAACCCGGACGGACAGAAAACCGTTGGAGGGTTTCTGCAGACGCAGAGGGAGCTGAGGAGGAGCGCCACGGTTTCTCCTGCAGTCTGAGGGGAGGTCAGCTTTTGGGGGCCGATGGAGGACAAGGACCACTACCGCTTTGAGAATGAGATGGACACCAGCGTGCTGTGGCTCAAAGGTACCCGGGCAGAGCTTGTCCTCACGCCTGTCTTTGTTTGGCTGTAAACTCTCCACCTGTCCGTCAGAGACTCCGCCTCCTGCCCCGGGCCCAGGCCCGTCCAGGCTCCGGTTCTGGATGGTTCCTGCTCTGATGGCTGGCGTCCTCCTGGTTCTCATCGTGGTTCTAGGAGTCTACAGTGAGTCCACGTGCACCCGCCGTGCACGAATGTTACTGTTCTGTTGAGACTTCGGGGGTTCTGGTGGAAAAGCTCTAGCTAGAACCCTGTTCTGCTAgagttctgctgcagaaccgGGTTCCTTCATTTCAGAAGGTCCACCTTCATCCTCCATGAACCAACAGAACCGTCTGTTCATAGAGAACCTTCAGAGCAGGCGTTAATGTTCCTGCAGGAACCTTCCTGTCTGTGTTCCACACCACCATGGacaggaaatgacgtcacactgcgggggggggggggggtaacagtCCAGTGTGTGGAAAGTGCTGCATCAGCTCCAGCTACAGCAGAGCAGTCCGCTTGATTCTCAGTTCTTCAGTTGGTTGGTTGATCAGATGGTCTCAGGTCTCCACGTCTGCTGGATTCTGGTGTGAAGGACCGGTCCTGAGCTGACCCAGGTGGATCTACCGCTCTGGGGTTCGTAGGGATCGTCCAATCCCAGTCCTCGAGGGCCGGCTAGTCTTTTCAACTCCTCTGCACCTGGATCCAGAGTGATCCACCAATGAGAAGCAGCAGAGCCCGGGTTGGACGTTCCAGACAAGAGCAGACGCTACACCACCTAAACGTGATCGTGCATCGATGTAGGAGTGTCTGAACAGTCAGGGAGAGCTCACCTGCTTCACcaggtgtttgtttgtgtgatcAGACAGTAAGACGTCTGGCCGCCTGGCGTCCACAGAGGGGCGGGTATCAAACCTGACCGCCAGCGTCCAATCACTGAACGCCTCTCTGCAGCACGCTAACGGTAACAGCTGACACGTGACACACGTGACACTACACACCTGGATGTGACACACGTGACACTACACACCTGTATGTGACACACGTGACACTACACACCTGGATGTGACACACGTGACACTACACACCTGGATGTGACACACGTGACACTACACACCTGTATGTGACACACGTGACACTACACACCTGGATGtgacaagtaaacaaaaacacacacacatacatatataacacacacagacacacacacagacacacacacacacacacagacacacaaacagacagacacacacacacacgtgcacacacacacacacacgcacgcacgcacgcacacacacacacccacacacacacgcacgcacacacccacacaaacacacacacagacacacacacacagacacacacagacacagacacacacacacacacacacacacacacacctcagtGCTGCTGCTAACAGGTTCTCCTTCCAGAGGCCATTAAGGAACTTCATCGGCTGCAGTTCTCTGTGCAGAACCACGGCGAGCAGCTGACTGCAGgtctgtgtgcacgtgtgtgttgtAGACGAGTGTGTGTTGCATGTTGTGTCAGATTGTATGTTGTGTGTCCAGTGTCCGAGGCGCTGAAGCACCTGTCGGCGGTGGACTCCCTGAGCCGGAGCGTGGCTGAACTCAGATGTTCCCTCAACAGGCTCAGCAATAATGGTACGGTCCTGCTGTCAGGCTCAGCCACGTGCACGCCCGTGCACACCGACCctcactctgtgtgtgtgtgtgcgtggctCAGGTTCTGCAGAGGACGAGTGCTGTTCTCTTGGCTGGACTCAGTTCGGTTCCAGCTGTTACTTCTTCAGCCGCGTCTCTCTGAACTGGAACGAGTCCAAAGTCTGGTGTGAGAAGCAGAACGCTCACCTGGTCATCATCATCACCGACAAGGAGTGGGTGAGGCGCCGACCTGCAGCCGCTTCCACCACATCAACAGAACCATCCTCTACCAAACGGGACAGAACCATCGTCTGcatcagagaactggaccgagtcaTCCACAGAAAATGGTTGATTCCGGCTCCAACTAAACCGAGTCCATTCAGTCTTTTTACGATAcagacaccgccatgttggagccggaCGCCATCAGTCAGCAGCGATTGGTCTGGGCcatcgtttctatggtaaccactcaccaatcaggagggagcttgctgaaaggccacacccctaaacCCCTGAAAGCGGGCTACATTCAACCTGTCAGCCAAAGGTTATGAACGgtggacgtgggggccagcaggctccgcctacttttactgaggctgtcagtttataacttgaataacttgaactacagataAAACGTCATAAAAAAAGAGGATCATCAGGAAGATGTTTATAAATGTATCAGATCcggaacggttcttctgaccaatagaatgattgacagctgtttAGGGATCCTGTTTGGAATGGCAGGTGGGCGGGGCCACTCAGCCCAGTTCTCAGATCAGTTGGTGGTTGGGTCCCGGTGTCCTGGGCTTGGATTGGTGGTCTCTGGTCCCCCCCCCTCACAGAAGGCTGATGTCTGGGTTCTCATGTTCTCTTCAGGACTTTGTGACCAAAACGTCCATTCCTGATTGGTACTGGGTCGGCTTGTCTGATGGAAGGACGGGGAAGTGGGAGTGGGTGAACCACACCCCCTACACAGTAGAGCACAGGTAAGGCTCACCTGGACAGGTGCTCTCTGAATCCTACTGTGGGAGGAGCATCAGTGACTGGATCATTTCAGTTGAAATGGgactaaaaatgaactttagtGACCCCAAACAACTAGATTCCATGTTTTCAGCTCAGAGAACCACCTTCAGAACCGCCCCAAACCCGGTCCTCTGGACCCACCCACTCATCTCACTGCTGATTACATACCTGATGGATCCCGGATCCCTACAGAACCGACTCACCAGCTCAGTGTCtcagtggtagagtgtctgctcTGAGACTGAAAGGTggtgggttcaaatccacggtccagtcaaaccaaagactctaaaaacgGGCCCCAGGGCCTCCATGCTTAACCTTTGGCATTAAGGTCATGTGACTCCCCTGGGGGAGGGGTCTAATGAAGAACTAACCTAACTAACACAGAGGTGCGTAACAGCTAGAGGGACTTTAACCTTTGACTGTAGTCCAGATTAGTCTAGCTAGAATCTGTTCAGTTTAACCTGGTTCGGCTCGGGTGGGTCCAGACTATTGTAGCCCGGTTCTGCTGGTCACGGAAAGCTGTGCCAGCTGTAAAGCATCAGGTGACCTCGGCACAGGAGACCGGTCCGCTTCATAGCAGAAACACCAAAGTGGACGGAACCAAGCTGTTCCCCACGAGGGTCCACGGTTCTGGTGCCACAGGGTTCTGCCGGCCCTTCACCTGGACCGTAGGTGTAACAGCTGATGATGTTTTGTGTTCAGGCGCTGGAGACCTGGCCAGCCCGACAACTGGGTGGTCCCGGTGTTGGGGAGTGAAGACTGCGCTCACCTGTACGCCGACGGGCTGCTGAACGACCTGCACTGCCTGCAGAAGATGCGCTTCATCTGCCAGAGACACGCCTGACACAGGCTCCGCCCACAAGCCGCCCCAACGTCGCCAGGCGGACGACCAGCTGCATCAACGAATCAGGAAAACTTTCCACTTGAGTGTAAACCAGCAAAGGTTCTCTGGGCCTCGGACTGGCATTGAACCGGTTCTGGTCAGGTTCTGCTTTGATGTTAAAGGAAAATCTAGTTCTGACAGTAAACGGGTCAAAaccgtaaataaaaaaaaaagacgtcttCTGACGGTCTGACGGTTCTTAGCTGCTCCTGGAGGAGAACCAATTGGAACAAAGGAGAATCTGATTGAAACGGTTCTACGTCAAATCTGAAAGGGTCTGAATTTACCGAGGAGGAGGATCCAATCGGACCAATGAGAAGAACCTGTGAAAACCAAGAACGATAGGACGATAGAACCAAAGAATGATAGAATCAAAGAACCATAGAACCAAAGAACCATAGAACCAAAGAACGATAGAACCATAGAACCAAAGAACAATAGAACCAAAGAAAGATTTTCATAGAAGTTCATCTGCACCCTGTGAGAACCCACCAGCACCGAGACAGTTCCGTTCAGACCCAGGTCCTCCTGCAGAGCATTATAGCAGAACCAGACAGAACCCTGTTAGAACCTGCTGGAGGTTCTCCTCTGTGTTAAATATGAAGACATGACAGATTGAATAAAAAGTTCTGATCCAAAGGCTGTCAGTGTGTTTGTCAGAGACACGCGTGTTTCTGTTCTAGAGTCCAGCAGAGAGTTCTGCAGGGTTCTCCATCatgtatgttctccatcatcacgTGTTCTCAGAGCAGCTCCTGTCATGACTGGAACCTCGGCTCCATCAGTCCACTTCCTGACCCGCTGCGTCCCTGTTGGAGTTACGGGGTCGTCCTTCCTGGTTAtggttgggcgaaggcgggcgGGGCTAACCCTGGACTGGTCTGTCTCAcatgcacgtgcacgtgcacacgaCAGTCACTaactaacctatgaagcatgtttctggacagtgggaggaagccagcgcctggagaaaacacacatgtgctcgagcagaacaaacaaactccacacagaaagaaccgcTGGGATTTGAATCAGGAGGGGGCGCCACCCACTGCACCACCGGGCAGCACCTCTCTGCTCATGTCCTCCGTTTACATCTGCAGTCAGAAGTTAAGGCTGACCACACACGTGACCACAGataggaacacacacacacgtgcacagacacacaaacgtgcacagacacacacacgtgcacagacacacacacgtgcacagacacacaaacggTGCTCTCCAGTTCAAAGTGCGTTTGGAGGTCATTGACCTGCAGCTCCATTTTGGGACGGTCCGGCTGTTGTCAGCGTTCTTCATCCTGACGGAGACGAAGACGAGGAGAGCTCTTTGAGGACGGGCGTGTTACCATGACGACGGAGTACAGAGACAACATGGAGGACGACAGCAGCTCCTTCTGGAATAAAGGTCAGGATGGTCCGTGCTGCGGcggctgcagaaaaacaaccaCCTGACCACCACGGCCCTGTTTGTCCACCAGAACCCGCACCCATGACCTTCTCCAGAACCTCCAGGATCCGGCGCTGGCTGGCGCCCGCCCTGACGGCGGCCTTCCTCCTGATCCTGGTCATCGCCGTCGGAGCCACCAGTGAGTAGCAGCAGAGCCGGAAGACGGAGGTTCCTGGTCCAAGAATTCAGGTTCCAGGGCAGGGATCTGCAGGATCCACCAGAGGAGCAGATCCTGGCCTCAGTGGTCACATGATTTAGACCCCAGGGGGGGTCCActcatggggggtggggggcatttCCTTACCCAGAACACATTTTAGGTGGAACAGCTGGAGATTTAGCTTGAGAAGtgaagatgaaagagctgtgtGGACCTCCTCCTGAGGAGGAGCAGGTGACCTGTAGACCGTGTCCTGGATGCTGGAGCTCATGTGGTTCTTctcataaacattttttggaaGAACTGTCCCTGGAACAGAACTGCAGGTGTGCGAGGAACCGTGCTGTAGGCGTGGTCTAGCATGGGTTTGATGTTCTTCAGTAGCCTGAAGGTCTTCCAGACTGGAACTTCCTCCTGAACAGCTGAGGATCTGTGAACTTCTGTCTGCAGACACCAGGATGCTGAACCAGCTCTGGTCTCTGGAGAGAAGAGTGTCCAACCTGACCGAGTCTCATGGCGGCtcccagcagctgagcaaaggtaactcacctgtgcaggtgtgtgtgtggcagcAAGTAGCTc
This genomic window contains:
- the LOC101174900 gene encoding LOW QUALITY PROTEIN: asialoglycoprotein receptor 1 (The sequence of the model RefSeq protein was modified relative to this genomic sequence to represent the inferred CDS: deleted 1 base in 1 codon) is translated as MEDKDHYRFENEMDTSVLWLKETPPPAPGPGPSRLRFWMVPALMAGVLLVLIVVLGVYNSKTSGRLASTEGRVSNLTASVQSLNASLQHANEAIKELHRLQFSVQNHGEQLTAVSEALKHLSAVDSLSRSVAELRCSLNRLSNNGSAEDECCSLGWTQFGSSCYFFSRVSLNWNESKVWCEKQNAHLVIIITDKEWDFVTKTSIPDWYWVGLSDGRTGKWEWVNHTPYTVEHRRWRPGQPDNWVVPVLGSEDCAHLYADGLLNDLHCCRRCASSARDTPDTGSAHKPPQRRQADDQLHQRIRKTFHLSVNQQRFSGPRTGIEPVLVRFCFDVKGKSSSDSKRVKTVNKKKRRLLTV